Genomic window (Deinobacterium chartae):
CACCGTGATGACGTTACGGCAGTTGGCGGGTGCGGCGCGCGACGCGTCGATGTTCTCGTTACCTGCGGCCACCACCGGGATCACCCCCGCTTCGACCATCGCATCGAAGATGACCTGTTCGGCATCCGAGCAGGCACGCTCGCTGCCCAGGCTGAGGTTCACGATCCTGGCCGGGTAGGGATTGTTCGGAACGCCCTCGATCTCGGCGAGTCCGGCTGCCCATACCATGGCGGCCAGACGGTCCGAGAGGCTGCCGCCGCCGCTTACACCCAGCGTCCGCACGGCGGTAATCCGGGCCCCCCAGCTGCCTCCGGCAATTCCCATGGCATTGTTGGCCACCGCAGCGATGGTTCCGGCAACGTGCGAACCGTGATAGTCCGATTCCCCTCCCTCATCGGTCGGGTCCGGATCCCAGCCGTCGCCATCACCGGCATTGGCCACATCCGAAACAAAGTCGTAGCCTCCCACCACCTGCCCCCTGAGGTCCGGATGCGCAACGATGCCGCTGTCAATCACCGCCACCACCACGCCGGATCCCGAAGCGTGCGTCCAGGCCTCGGGCAGGTTCATCAGATGCTGGTCCCACTGCAGCGCAAAAAACGGATCGTTGGGAACCGCAAACGCGCGCTCCCGGTAGTTCGGTTCGGCCGACAGCACCTGCGGATGCGCGCTCAAGGCCCGCAGCACGTCGCCCGAAGCCTGAGCCGACAGCGCCCCGCCCACCGCGCGGTACAGCACCAGCCCGGGCAACAGCTGACGCACCGGACGCAGTTGCGCCCCCTGCACGCTCAACGCCTGTGGGCTTGCCTCGAGGGCGCCCTGCACGCGCACGAGGTATTCGCCCGGCACCACCTCGGCCCGCTGGGCCTGCGCTTCCCCGCTCATGATCCAGGGCAGTTTCTGCCTGGAAACGATCTCGGGCGCTACCGCGTGCGAACCGCTCAGAGCACCCGGCGAGTAGACCGTGCCCGAAACGCTGCTCGTTCCGGCCGCAGGATGACCTCCTCCACAACCGACCAACGCGATCAACCCCAACCCCAAAGCCCAGGTCAAATGCTTCACACATCACTCCTTTGCATGCCCACGTCGAAGAGCCAAGGCCGGGTCTGCTCCGGTCTTTTCCCTCGGCTCATCAATCTAAAGCAGGCACGATGACTGGCAGGTGATGCGCCTCGGCCCCACGGGGTTCCAGCGCGAACCGCGACCGTCACGGCTTCTGGGCCCAGTCCCAGTTACGGGTAAGCAAAGCGACATCAAAGCGTTACATGGCGGCGTTACAAAAACACATCCTCACCCGTTGTCGCGCCCACCCAGACGGGCCGTCCAACGTGGCCGCAAGGAGTCACCGTGGCTCACCCCTCACAGGAGTTGACGACTGCCATCTGGCGCATGACCGCGCTGGGTTTCTCGTACGACGAGGTGGCCCTGGCCCTGCATGAGATCGGACAACCGCATCCGCAGGGTCAGTCCTGGAGCGGCCCCGTCACCCGAGCCCTTCTGCTGACCGTGTTCGGACGACTGCCTCGTCCCGGAGAGCTCGAGGTTCCGGTTCCCCTCGCAGCTCGCCTGAACTAGAGCTCCCGGCGAAACGAGCCCTGCCCAGGGGCGAAACTGCATTCGCATGGGCGCAGGTCCACGCCACGCCATCGCCGCACGGCCCGGCCTTGGCTGCTTTTTTAACCGTGGTACCCGCGGCTGGAGGAACGTTGAAGGTCCTGCGCTTCACCCGCCACCGCCCGCTGCCTTCCAAAATCTCAACCGTCTTGCCTGAGCCGGGCGGCTCTGAACTTCGGCCGTTACAGCGAGGATGTCAAAAACTCCACCGGGGTGCCGTGATAAACCCAGCGCCCCCCCTCGAGGGTCGGGGTCAGCTCGAAAGTGGCGGTTGCGGCCGAGATCCGGGTCTGCCCCAGGTGCTCCTCGGGCTTCAGCCGCATCGAAACCAGCACCGTCCCGTTCGGACGCTGCTGGGTGATCACCTCGAAAGCCTCGAGGCCACAGGCGTCGCTGCCCTCGGGCAGCAGACGCGCACACACCTCGGGCAGCCGCTGTTCGATGCTTTCTCGCACTTCCGGAACGAGTTCCTGAGTCTGCATGCTCCAGTATGAACCGTGCCGCTTGGCCGTGCCATGACCCAACGGTAAAGCGCGTGCGCCCAAAGGTTCATGTCATGCCCCAGCGGGCCGGAGGCGGCTTCGGGCAGGTCGCGATCGGCGCGTGGCATGCTGAGGGCATGAAATACCTGCCCCACCTCGCCCTGCTGTGCGTCTCCACCGCGCTGGCAGGCGGACATTCCGCCACGGATTCCGCCGTCTTCTATCGCTGTCAGGCGGGACATACCGCCACGCTCCGTTACTCGGGCAGCGGCGCGTCCGACCCTCACACCGGAGCCAACGCCACCTTGCGCCACGGCACGCAAACGCTGCGGCTCAAGGAGGTCAACAGCGGACGCGGACCGGTGTTCATGACGCGTTCGGGCGGCAGCCTGTGGCGCTGGTACGCAGGCGGCAGCCTGGGGCGCCTGACCCGGCAGAACCCGGGGCAGGCCGAGCAGGTGATCCTCGAGGATTGTCACGCGGCTGGCTGAGTGGACACGGAAAAACGCGTTTGCTCCGGGCGGCCCCTGCGCGGAACACGACCCACAAAAAAGCACGCCAAGTCTCTTGGCGTGCTCGATGTGGTGCGCTCGACTGGAATCGAACCAGTGGCCTAGGGCTTAGGAGTCCCCCGCTCTATCCGACTGAGCTACGAGCGCTCAGGCAAGTATTATAGCGCGCGCGACAGAACCGGTCAAAACCCGCTCAGAGCGGGCGCAGACGGATCGTGCTGCCGCGTTCAGGACGCCGGCCCATCACTCCCTGGTAAAAGGCACGGATGCGTTCCATGTCCGCCTCGCGGTCCCCGCTTACCCGGAAGCTTTCGCTGATGCTGCCCTGGCGCCGGCGGAAATCGAGGTAGCACAGGGTGAGCGGCACGTCGGCCCTCTGGGCGATGTGGTAAAAGCCGCTCTTCCAGTGGTCGGTGTGGCGGCGCGTCCCTTCGGGCAGCAGAGCGACCACCAGGCGCTCCTGCGCCGCGAAAGCGGAAGTCATTTCGCCGACCATGTCGCGGCGGGCCTCCCGGTCCACCGGAATACCGCCCAGTGCCCGCATCACCGGCCCCTGCGGGCCCCGGAACAGGCTGCGCTTGCCCATCCAAGACATGCGAATGCCATAAGCGGCAGCCAGCAGCAGGTAAAACGGGAAATCCCAGTTGGAGGTGTGCGGCGCTGCGATCAGCAAGAACTTGTGATCGGCAGGGGCCTGACCGCTGAGCTTCCAGCCCAGCAGGCGAAAGGTGGCGCGGGCCAGCACCTGGCCGAGCGAGAAACGGCGAGGACTGCGGGGGCTATCCGGTGCGGAGAGGTTCACCCGGGCAGCGTAGCAGTTCAACGTTTCGGAGCGATAACGCAAACTGCCCGCTGCCGACTGCCCCGCATCAGGGCTCGAGGATCACCTTGCCGGTCGAGGCCCTCGAGGTCACGAACGCGAAGGCCTCAGCGGCCTGTTCGAGCGGGAAGGTCCGGCCGATCACCGGGCGTACCTGACCGCCCGCAATCAGTTCGCTCAGGAAACCGCTGGCTTCGCGCATGCGCACCGGGTCGGCGGCGAGCGGGGTGACCCATACGCCGATCACCGCCTGATTGCCGCGCATCAGCGTTTGCGCGACCAGCTGGCTGGTCTGGCCGCTGGCCGCACCGATCACCAGCACCCGGCCAAGCGGGGCCAGCATCTGCAGGCTGCTGGCAAAGCCCTCTCCCCCCACCACCTCGGTCAGCAGGTCCACGCCACGCCCGTCGGTCCGGTCACGTACGGCCTGCACCAGGTCCTCGCGGGAGTTGAGCAGGGTGTGGTCCGCTCCGAGCCGGCGGCACAGCGCCAGTTTCTCTTCGCTCGAGGCCAGGGCGATCACCGTCAGGTCCAACGCCTTGGCGACTTGTACGGTGGCCGTGCCGAGCGCTCCCGCTGCGGCCTGCACCAGCACGCTTTCGCCGGGCTGGGCGTGCCCCAGGGTTCTCAGCGCGAAGTAGGCGGTGAAGTACGACACCGGAAAGGCGGCGGCCTCGGCGGCGCTCAGGCTCTCGGGGACGGGAACCACCGCGCTGGCAGGCACACTGGCGTACTCGGCAAAACCGCCGTGTCCGGCCAGGGCCGCGACCGTCTGCCCCACCTCGAGACCGCTGACCCCGGAACCCAGTTGTTCGACGGTGCCGGCAAACTCCATACCGGGCACCAGCGGCAGGGGGGGACGCGAGAGGTACTTTCCGGCGACCGTGAGGATGTCGGCAAAATTCAGGCCGACCGCCCGGACCCGCAACAGCACCTCGCCCGGGCCGGGCTGCGGTCGCGGCAGCGTTACTGCCTCGAGCACCTCGGGACCCCCGGTTTTCCGGATCATCAGAGCACGCATCTGCATGCGGTCAGCCTACCGCTCAGACGCGCGAAACACGGTGGGCAAGAGCGCTGGTTAAAGGTTTGGTGGAGGGCTGCGCGCCGATTCTTGAGAGATCGCAAATAGGCGCCCGCAAGCTCAACCGGATAATGCGATTCAGCAAGGAGGTCAGCGCACATGGACGATGCACGTTTTCCAAACGCATCCAGCATTCCCCGTTCCGGCGCACGCCCGCCGCGCGACCCATCGCCCGGGGCCCGCCCATTGCACCTGCACGTCGCAGGAGGCGCGAGGCGCCCGGGCCTTACAGGCATCCAGCCCCCGGCGGGCTTGACCCACAGCGTTCAGACGCTGCCACGGGTGCCCGGAGGAAGCTCTTGAGTCCGGAGCTGTGGTTCGTGCTGATCGGCCTGCTGCTGATCGCCATGGCCGTCTCGGGGTCGCTGCTCAAGCGGCTGCCGCTGACCTCGGGCATGTTTTACCTGTTCATCGGCGTGCTGATGGGACCACTGGTGCTGGGGGCCATCGACATTCAGCCGATGGAGAACAGCGCCATCCTCGAGCGGGTCACCGAAGTGCTGGTGATCATATCGCTGTTCTCGGCGGGTCTGAAGCTGCGCCTGCCGCTGCGGGACCGGCTATGGTGGCTGCCGGTGCGTCTGGCGAGCATCTCAATGGTCATCACGGTCGGGCTGATCGCGCTGGTCGGGGTCACGCTGCTAGGATTGCCGCTGGGCGCGGCCATTCTGCTGGGCGCGGTGCTGGCCCCTACCGACCCGGTGCTGGCCTCGGACGTGCAGGTCGAACACCCCGATGACCGCGACCGCCTGCGCTTTGGTCTGACCGGCGAGGCGAGCCTGAACGACGGTACCGCTTTTCCTTTCGTGATGCTGGGCCTGGGCCTGCTGGGCCTGCACGACCTGGGAGCTTTCGGCTGGCGCTGGGTCGCGGTGGATCTGATCTGGGCCGTGCTGGCCGGTCTGGGCGTGGGCGCGCTGGCCGGCACGCTGGTGGGGAAACTGGTGCTGTACCTGCGCCGGGAGCACCGCGAGGCGGTTGGCCTCGACGATTTCCTGGGACTGGGATTGATCGCGCTGTCTTACGGCGTTGCCCTGCTGCTGCATGCCTACGGTTTCCTGGCGGTCTTCGCGGCCGGACTGGCCCTGAGGCGCATCGAGCGGCACTCGGCCGAACAGAACCCTCAGGCCGAGGAAGCCGAGGTGCCCGACGCGGTGCGTTTTGCCAGCGCAGCGCAGGTCAACGAGGAGATCGCCACCGACCGCGACAGCGCTCCCGCCTACATGGCGCAGGCCCTGCTGGGCTTTTCCGAGCAGCTCGAGCGCATCGGCATCGTCGGCGTGGTGCTGGTGCTGGGTGCGACCCTCTCGCCCGATGACCTGCGTCCGCAGGCGCTGTGGTTCATACCGCTGCTGCTGCTGGTGATCCGGCCGCTGGCGGTGCTGATCGGCCTGCTGGGACAGCCGGCCTCGCGCCTGCAGCGTGGCCTGACCGCCTGGTTCGGCATTCGCGGGGTGGGGTCGGTGTACTACCTGATGTACGCGGTCGAAC
Coding sequences:
- a CDS encoding NADPH:quinone oxidoreductase family protein — translated: MQMRALMIRKTGGPEVLEAVTLPRPQPGPGEVLLRVRAVGLNFADILTVAGKYLSRPPLPLVPGMEFAGTVEQLGSGVSGLEVGQTVAALAGHGGFAEYASVPASAVVPVPESLSAAEAAAFPVSYFTAYFALRTLGHAQPGESVLVQAAAGALGTATVQVAKALDLTVIALASSEEKLALCRRLGADHTLLNSREDLVQAVRDRTDGRGVDLLTEVVGGEGFASSLQMLAPLGRVLVIGAASGQTSQLVAQTLMRGNQAVIGVWVTPLAADPVRMREASGFLSELIAGGQVRPVIGRTFPLEQAAEAFAFVTSRASTGKVILEP
- a CDS encoding MliC family protein yields the protein MKYLPHLALLCVSTALAGGHSATDSAVFYRCQAGHTATLRYSGSGASDPHTGANATLRHGTQTLRLKEVNSGRGPVFMTRSGGSLWRWYAGGSLGRLTRQNPGQAEQVILEDCHAAG
- a CDS encoding cation:proton antiporter, with protein sequence MSPELWFVLIGLLLIAMAVSGSLLKRLPLTSGMFYLFIGVLMGPLVLGAIDIQPMENSAILERVTEVLVIISLFSAGLKLRLPLRDRLWWLPVRLASISMVITVGLIALVGVTLLGLPLGAAILLGAVLAPTDPVLASDVQVEHPDDRDRLRFGLTGEASLNDGTAFPFVMLGLGLLGLHDLGAFGWRWVAVDLIWAVLAGLGVGALAGTLVGKLVLYLRREHREAVGLDDFLGLGLIALSYGVALLLHAYGFLAVFAAGLALRRIERHSAEQNPQAEEAEVPDAVRFASAAQVNEEIATDRDSAPAYMAQALLGFSEQLERIGIVGVVLVLGATLSPDDLRPQALWFIPLLLLVIRPLAVLIGLLGQPASRLQRGLTAWFGIRGVGSVYYLMYAVEHGVPDSQAGLLISLTLLTIATSIVIHGISVTPLMRVYGDRASRRPES
- a CDS encoding S8 family serine peptidase, coding for MKHLTWALGLGLIALVGCGGGHPAAGTSSVSGTVYSPGALSGSHAVAPEIVSRQKLPWIMSGEAQAQRAEVVPGEYLVRVQGALEASPQALSVQGAQLRPVRQLLPGLVLYRAVGGALSAQASGDVLRALSAHPQVLSAEPNYRERAFAVPNDPFFALQWDQHLMNLPEAWTHASGSGVVVAVIDSGIVAHPDLRGQVVGGYDFVSDVANAGDGDGWDPDPTDEGGESDYHGSHVAGTIAAVANNAMGIAGGSWGARITAVRTLGVSGGGSLSDRLAAMVWAAGLAEIEGVPNNPYPARIVNLSLGSERACSDAEQVIFDAMVEAGVIPVVAAGNENIDASRAAPANCRNVITVGAIGPDGKRAYYSNYGARIDVMAPGGNLRLKYEVDGEEYPAGVLSTVLNEHGQPAYAFYQGTSMAAPQVSALAALLLSRQPTLDFEQVRSRLMQTARPMPACDVPRGCGSGVVDAMALLTGTTSDPAPLPPVQEMQTYVFMFEWTDRGLGRGVQRVRLDQQALRNDYRIGNVAAGNYVMAAFQDLDGDGNVDELEPLGIHEDVITVTQVPQHYSGIDIYLEPFVSSSAALSLTPASLRERMRQELGKR
- a CDS encoding 1-acyl-sn-glycerol-3-phosphate acyltransferase; translation: MNLSAPDSPRSPRRFSLGQVLARATFRLLGWKLSGQAPADHKFLLIAAPHTSNWDFPFYLLLAAAYGIRMSWMGKRSLFRGPQGPVMRALGGIPVDREARRDMVGEMTSAFAAQERLVVALLPEGTRRHTDHWKSGFYHIAQRADVPLTLCYLDFRRRQGSISESFRVSGDREADMERIRAFYQGVMGRRPERGSTIRLRPL